In a genomic window of Telopea speciosissima isolate NSW1024214 ecotype Mountain lineage chromosome 5, Tspe_v1, whole genome shotgun sequence:
- the LOC122663122 gene encoding putative disease resistance RPP13-like protein 1: MIQALFDEAEVKQFTDGAPKLWLDHLKQLLYDAEDILDEYATELLRLKLESAHQTQQGIERSGSKVSDVNERLKGLKLESEHQTHPHQTQQVCNSVPLTPGESSFSSLLKSGIESVVQGINERFGSKVREINEKLHSVAQKGVALGLNPSMGSGSSRPRVFSERPPTGSVLNRSKVFGREEDMWKIIGWLLSDDKTPSPSNNDNNFSVLPIVGMGGAGKTTLAQLVYNDERVEKHFGLKAWVCVSEGFDVVRLTKEILESATKSTHTSNSLDKLQVELKEALSNKRFLLVLDDMWNENYERWDALSTVFAFGRPGSKILVTTRNKSVSSVVRTIPNDHDLKGLSDEACFTMVKKHAFFDENSSEANIKLKTFGQEIVKKCKGSPLVVKTLAGLLRGKRKNSEWKDILENEIWDLRESEILPSLMLSYHHLPPVLKRCFAYCALFPKNYEFKKIELALLWMAEGIVQPKGSKRLEDIGVGYFDELFMRSFFELSDPLLFYWKSPISLPINVCPFDLIDISNELHIRSFFESSSNTGSRFVMHDLIHDLAQFVSGGIFCRREYDKPSKILTTSRHLSNNPDDNRNYGTTDYMAMKRLRTLLMLNDKVCSLSSLLPTMQFQFQFLHVLCFSFSGDDELLDSIGRLKHLRLLDLSSSGIVRLPNSISSLYNLQTLILTLCFNLKELPEDMGNLINLRHLFLPMDLDIMPLGLGNLTCLQTLNRYVAGSKNNSELRDLSQLRGTLEIVNLENVDNSGTKAMVANLKNKLNLLCLQLKLRYYASKDSFPDLGKDEKVEEDVLDKLQPPTSLEALWIENYGGTRFPNWTEDPSLSNLKTVNLIGCRKCRFLPCLSQLPLLEHLMIRDCCASKMVGSWLHEDGSSSTNKNFLSLKTLYVEGMKEWEEWPEVVEEEKGGGKFPSLHRLEIRYCPKLRMFSHRFPGLVGMEIVGCHDLRELPRLLPSLQWLNISECPKLVVLPSLPSVKSLLLNSCDQITTLSDSNYPSSSAPRIHSSFPCLRVLEIVSFLTSFQKWQKNVPTFSLTIDDVLDLESPPNGVMQHLTALEELKIYDCKLLTVPLQNEIGFDLLPSSLQCLYIRFDCYSLGKLPQSMCNLNRLKELTIEGARGLTSLVEVLPNLTSLRYLRVSNCENLELLPKELHTLTSLQEFVIENCPALEPFQDMVLHKLTNLVQLKIVGCSFLMECKSFEPLLASGLHNLTYLSDLTIGGCPALVSIPKGLLPTNLRAFCIKDCPILESLYDGLSDLTSLKEG; encoded by the exons ATGATTCAAGCCTTATTTGATGAAGCTGAAGTGAAGCAGTTCACCGACGGTGCTCCAAAACTGTGGCTCGATCACCTCAAACAACTCCTCTATGATGCGGAGGACATACTGGATGAGTATGCCACTGAACTTTTACGCCTGAAATTGGAATCTGCTCACCAAACCCAACAG GGTATTGAAAGGTCTGGATCAAAAGTAAGTGATGTCAACGAGAGGTTAAAAGGACTGAAATTGGAATCTGAACATCAGACCCACCCTCACCAAACCCAACAGGTATGCAACTCTGTTCCTCTCACTCCAGGTGAAAGTAGTTTTTCGTCTCTGTTGAAGTCTGGTATAGAATCTGTGGTTCAGGGCATCAATGAGAGGTTTGGGTCAAAAGTAAGGGAAATCAATGAGAAGTTACATAGTGTAGCACAAAAAGGTGTTGCTCTTGGTTTGAACCCGAGCATGGGATCTGGGTCTTCAAGGCCCAGGGTGTTCAGTGAAAGGCCACCGACTGGTTCTGTACTCAATAGATCTAAAGTTTTTGGCAGAGAGGAAGATATGTGGAAGATTATTGGATGGTTGCTATCAGACGACAAAACTCCAAGTCCCAGTAACAATGATAATAATTTCTCGGTGCTGCCCATAGTCGGTATGGGTGGAGCGGGAAAGACAACCCTTGCTCAACTTGTTTATAATGATGAGAGAGTTGAGAAGCATTTTGGTCTTAAAGCTTGGGTATGTGTATCGGAAGGCTTTGATGTAGTGAGGTTAACCAAAGAAATTCTCGAGTCAGCCACTAAGTCAACCCATACTTCTAATTCACTAGACAAGCTACAAGTGGAACTTAAAGAAGCATTGAGCAACAAAAGATTCTTATTGGTTCTGGATGACATGTGGAATGAGAATTACGAGAGATGGGATGCTTTAAGCACCGTGTTTGCATTTGGTAGACCAGGAAGCAAGATATTGGTTACAACACGGAACAAAAGCGTTTCATCAGTCGTGCGTACTATTCCGAATGATCATGATCTAAAAGGTCTGTCAGATGAGGCTTGTTTTACAATGGTTAAAAAGCATGCTTTCTTTGATGAAAATTCATCTGAAGCAAATATAAAGTTGAAAACATTTGGACAAGAGATTGTGAAGAAATGTAAGGGTTCTCCTTTGGTTGTAAAGACCCTTGCTGGCCTCTTACGAGGTAAAAGGAAGAACAGTGAGTGGAAAGATATTTTGGAGAATGAAATATGGGATTTAAGAGAGAGTGAGATCCTTCCATCGCTCATGTTGAGCTACCATCATCTTCCACCAGTTTTGAAAAGATGCTTCGCTTATTGTGCTTTGTTTCCCAAAAACTACGAATTTAAAAAGATTGAATTAGCCCTCTTATGGATGGCAGAAGGTATTGTTCAACCAAAAGGAAGCAAACGGCTAGAAGACATAGGGGTTGGGTATTTTGATGAACTATTTATGAGGTCCTTCTTTGAGTTATCtgatcctcttcttttttactGGAAATCCCCCATTAGTCTGCCAATCAATGTGTGtccatttgatttgattgacaTATCAAATGAACTTCACATTAGGTCTTTTTTCGAGTCATCCAGTAACACAGGATCAAGATTTGTGATGCATGATCTGATCCATGATTTAGCACAATTTGTTTCGGGTGGAATTTTTTGTAGGAGAGAGTATGATAAGCCATCCAAAATTCTTACGACATCCCGTCACTTGTCTAACAACCCTGACGACAATCGTAATTATGGGACGACAGACTATATGGCCATGAAAAGGTTACGCACCCTTCTAATGCTAAATGATAAAGTTTGTTCTCTGTCGTCCCTTTTGCCTACCAtgcaattccaattccaattcctgCATGTGCTATGTTTCAGCTTTTCGGGCGATGATGAGTTGCTAGATTCAATTGGCAGGTTGAAACATCTAAGGCTTCTTGATCTATCATCTTCTGGTATTGTGAGGTTACCCAACTCAATTTCAAGTCTTTACAATCTACAAACGTTAATCCTAACTCTCTGTTTCAACCTGAAAGAGTTGCCTGAAGATATGGGTAACCTCATAAACCTTCGACATCTCTTTCTTCCTATGGATTTAGATATAATGCCATTAGGATTGGGCAACTTAACTTGTCTTCAAACATTGAACAGATATGTTGCGGGGTCAAAAAATAATAGCGAGCTGAGGGACTTGTCCCAACTCCGTGGGACTCTGGAGATTGTAAATTTGGAAAATGTAGACAATAGTGGGACAAAAGCCATGGTGGCCAATTTGAAGAACAAGTTGAACCTTCTTTGCCTACAACTGAAATTGAGATATTATGCAAGCAAGGATAGTTTTCCTGATTTGGGGAAAGATGAAAAAGTAGAGGAGGATGTACTTGACAAACTACAACCTCCTACCAGTCTTGAAGCGCTATGGATTGAAAACTATGGTGGTACGAGGTTCCCCAATTGGACGGAGGATCCTTCCCTGTCTAATTTAAAGACTGTAAATCTCATTGGTTGTCGCAAATGCAGGTTCCTGCCTTGTCTTAGTCAACTACCCTTGCTCGAACACCTAATGATCAGAGACTGTTGTGCTTCAAAAATGGTGGGAAGTTGGTTACATGAGGATGGCTCATCATCAACTAATAAGAATTTTTTATCATTGAAGACACTATATGTTGAAGGGATGAAAGAATGGGAAGAGTGGCCTGaagtggttgaagaagaaaaaggtggaggaaaattcCCTAGCCTCCATAGGTTGGAAATAAGATATTGTCCCAAACTAAGGATGTTCTCTCACCGTTTTCCTGGCTTGGTGGGAATGGAAATAGTAGGATGTCATGACCTAAGAGAATTACCGCGGCTTCTTCCTTCACTGCAATGGCTTAATATCAGTGAATGTCCAAAATTAGTGGTTCTTCCAAGTCTTCCCTCTGTTAAGAGTTTGCTTTTGAACAGTTGTGACCAGATAACAACATTGTCCGACTCAAACTATCCATCATCATCAGCACCACGTATACATAGTTCATTCCCTTGCCTCCGTGTGCTAGAAATAGTATCTTTTCTCACAAGCTTTCAAAAGTGGCAAAAGAATGTACCAACTTTCTCCTTGACTATTGATGATGTGTTAGATCTCGAATCGCCACCCAATGGAGTTATGCAACACTTGACAGCACTTGAAGAATTAAAGATCTATGATTGTAAATTGCTTACAGTTCCTCTGCAGAACGAGATTGGGTTTGATCTCCTTCCTTCAAGCCTTCAGTGTTTGTACATCCGTTTTGATTGTTACAGCCTAGGGAAGCTACCACAGAGCATGTGTAATCTCAATCGTCTTAAAGAACTAACAATTGAAGGGGCTAGAGGACTCACATCATTGGTTGAAGTTCTGCCCAACCTCACGTCTCTCCGATATCTTCGAGTATCAAACTGTGAGAATCTGGAGTTGCTGCCCAAAGAGCTACACACTCTAACATCGCTCCAAGAATTTGTAATCGAAAATTGCCCTGCTCTTGAGCCCTTTCAAGATATGGTTTTGCACAAGCTCACAAATCTTGTACAACTGAAGATTGTGGGATGCTCTTTTCTTATGGAGTGCAAGAGTTTCGAACCCCTACTGGCCTCAGGTCTTCATAATCTCACCTATCTTTCAGATCTCACCATTGGTGGATGTCCTGCTCTCGTGTCCATTCCAAAGGGTCTGCTTCCCACCAATCTTAGGGCATTTTGCATCAAGGACTGCCCAATTCTTGAATCCTTATATGATGGACTCTCTGACCTAACCTCTCTTAAA GAAGGATGA